One region of Prosthecobacter fusiformis genomic DNA includes:
- a CDS encoding exo-alpha-sialidase: protein MTSRFSLALAAAFSLVLSLPAADPFMQKQDLFKVTGEGYKIYHIPGIVVTAKGTVLAWCEARKNGHDWDDIHVLLRRSTDDGLTWSEPKNIVNVEGPKTKNPFALAIKNVDPKTVTYNNPVMIADKDGTIHMLFCLEYMRAFYQRSTDDGLTWTQPVEITSTFESFRKVYDWKVLATGPNHSIQLQKTGRLVVPVWLSTGTGGNAHRPSVTSTIYSDDQGKTWLAGEIAVPNTEEWINPNETVAVELSDGSVMLNVRSESKAHRRLVTISKDGATGWSTPRFDDALLEPICMGGIVRYSSAATGQKNRLLFSNPSNLEGAREKGKPEPGKSRLRQNLSVKLSYNEGLTWAVNKVLEPGWSAYSDIAVTPKGTILSFYGASGEKHHFAGDRLTLARYNLEWLTDGKDTTPVASREDLPIMDPVTVNGLALPTKKVPQGLTLHPQMGLLTVSFIQGQLIHRTTSRILETRATITPNGDYLLMFPEGDHYAKSKGEKINTMMACRSTDKGKTWSAPQVAYDVPYGQHGFIPFIPRGSKRLYAFGTQPMHSHWTHEGGQHENAAIGYRWSDDDGHTWSDVKLIAPVNDPGFRGMSVMRMTETDAGTWLLGSHIADWSFKPIRTKQYILRSDDKGETWTVLPHARPDGWFAEGFDRMDEGRPLNLGGGRVLFMSRTPAGKLFTAWSKDDGKTWTEPAPSTLVHPDAPPMLFPLSDGKTLVAFHHNKLPPTNPRDLNDKAETMKVRSEVWVSTSTDEGHTWSEPRFVMANAVENNLAVGGFNFQCSYLDAFTEDGVMHIFMPHRWQQALHLTIKESDFASLPTKAQLAKFKGVKPAPKVTAAVIPPSAKPAPKKPEPNYASKLAADMEPTRRVIYKKIGDVELGLDIFEPAGFKKGDQRACFFSIHGGGWTSGSTRSMYPFTDYFAKKGMVGISVQYRLFKVGGPLTVFDCVKDARAALRYVRTHAAEFGIDPNKIIANGASAGGHLAAATALFPGVDHEDENLLISCRPDAMILFSPVIDTSSEGYGHAKIGDRWEELSPAHRVLRSLPPTLLFHGTGDTTTPIKGARVFDAAMRKAGNRIEFIAPEGAIHTYMFKDARLHAETLQQMDAFIATLNW, encoded by the coding sequence ATGACCTCTCGTTTTTCCCTGGCCCTCGCAGCGGCCTTCAGCCTCGTTCTCTCCCTGCCTGCGGCGGATCCCTTCATGCAGAAGCAGGATCTCTTTAAAGTCACTGGCGAGGGGTATAAAATCTACCACATCCCCGGCATCGTCGTCACAGCCAAAGGCACCGTCCTCGCTTGGTGTGAAGCCCGTAAAAACGGCCACGACTGGGATGACATCCATGTCCTCCTGCGCCGCAGCACCGATGACGGCCTAACATGGAGTGAGCCAAAAAACATCGTCAATGTCGAAGGTCCCAAGACCAAGAATCCCTTCGCCCTCGCCATCAAAAATGTCGATCCCAAAACCGTCACGTACAACAACCCCGTGATGATCGCGGATAAAGATGGCACCATCCACATGCTATTCTGTCTGGAATACATGCGCGCCTTTTACCAGCGCAGCACGGATGATGGCCTCACCTGGACCCAGCCTGTGGAGATCACCTCCACCTTCGAATCCTTCCGCAAGGTCTATGACTGGAAGGTCCTCGCCACCGGTCCCAATCACAGCATCCAGCTTCAGAAAACCGGCCGCCTCGTCGTCCCGGTCTGGCTTTCCACCGGCACCGGTGGCAATGCCCACCGCCCCAGCGTCACCTCCACCATTTACAGCGATGACCAGGGCAAAACTTGGCTGGCCGGTGAGATCGCCGTTCCCAATACGGAGGAGTGGATCAACCCCAATGAAACCGTCGCCGTGGAGCTTTCCGATGGCAGCGTCATGCTGAATGTCCGCAGTGAATCCAAGGCTCATCGCCGCCTCGTCACCATCAGCAAAGACGGTGCCACCGGCTGGAGCACACCCCGCTTTGACGATGCCCTCCTTGAGCCCATCTGCATGGGCGGGATTGTTCGTTATTCCAGCGCGGCCACTGGCCAGAAAAACCGCCTCCTCTTTTCGAATCCCAGTAACCTGGAAGGTGCCCGTGAAAAAGGTAAACCCGAGCCAGGTAAAAGCCGCCTCCGTCAAAATCTCAGCGTCAAGCTCAGCTACAATGAAGGCCTAACCTGGGCCGTGAATAAAGTCCTCGAGCCAGGCTGGAGCGCCTATAGCGACATTGCCGTTACTCCCAAAGGCACCATCCTATCCTTCTATGGAGCCTCCGGTGAAAAACACCACTTCGCTGGGGATCGCCTCACCCTCGCCCGGTATAACTTGGAATGGCTCACCGATGGTAAGGACACCACCCCCGTCGCCAGCCGTGAGGATCTCCCCATCATGGACCCGGTCACCGTCAATGGCCTCGCCTTGCCCACGAAAAAGGTACCCCAGGGCCTCACCCTCCATCCGCAGATGGGTCTCCTCACTGTTTCCTTCATCCAGGGGCAGCTCATCCACCGCACCACCTCCCGCATCTTGGAGACCCGCGCCACCATCACGCCCAATGGCGATTACCTCCTCATGTTTCCAGAGGGAGATCATTACGCCAAGAGTAAGGGCGAAAAGATCAATACCATGATGGCCTGCCGCTCTACGGATAAAGGCAAGACCTGGAGTGCCCCCCAGGTCGCCTATGATGTCCCCTACGGTCAGCACGGTTTTATCCCCTTCATCCCGCGCGGCAGCAAGCGCCTCTATGCCTTCGGTACCCAGCCCATGCACAGCCACTGGACCCACGAGGGCGGCCAGCATGAAAACGCCGCCATTGGTTATCGCTGGTCAGATGACGACGGCCACACCTGGTCCGATGTCAAACTCATTGCCCCGGTCAATGATCCCGGTTTCCGTGGCATGTCCGTCATGCGCATGACCGAGACCGATGCTGGCACTTGGCTGCTCGGTTCCCACATTGCCGATTGGTCCTTCAAGCCCATCCGTACCAAGCAGTACATCCTCCGCTCAGATGACAAAGGTGAAACCTGGACCGTCCTCCCCCATGCACGGCCGGATGGCTGGTTCGCTGAAGGCTTCGACCGCATGGATGAAGGCCGCCCGCTGAATCTTGGCGGTGGCAGGGTTCTCTTCATGTCCCGCACCCCCGCCGGAAAGCTCTTCACCGCCTGGAGCAAAGATGACGGCAAGACCTGGACCGAACCCGCCCCCAGCACCCTCGTTCATCCAGATGCCCCGCCTATGCTGTTCCCTCTGTCCGATGGCAAAACACTCGTCGCTTTTCATCATAACAAACTCCCTCCCACCAACCCTCGCGACCTCAATGACAAAGCCGAAACCATGAAGGTCCGGTCGGAGGTCTGGGTCTCCACCTCCACCGATGAAGGCCACACCTGGAGCGAGCCTCGTTTCGTCATGGCCAACGCCGTGGAGAACAACCTCGCTGTCGGCGGTTTCAACTTCCAGTGCTCCTACCTGGATGCTTTCACGGAGGATGGTGTCATGCACATCTTCATGCCTCATCGCTGGCAGCAGGCCCTGCATCTCACCATCAAGGAATCCGACTTCGCCAGCCTGCCCACCAAGGCCCAGCTCGCTAAATTTAAAGGCGTCAAACCAGCCCCTAAAGTCACCGCTGCCGTCATCCCTCCCTCGGCTAAACCCGCTCCTAAAAAGCCTGAGCCTAACTACGCCAGCAAGCTCGCTGCCGACATGGAACCCACCCGCCGCGTCATCTATAAAAAGATCGGCGATGTGGAACTTGGTCTCGATATCTTCGAGCCTGCCGGATTCAAAAAGGGCGACCAACGCGCCTGTTTCTTTTCCATCCACGGCGGCGGCTGGACCAGTGGCTCCACCCGCAGCATGTATCCCTTTACCGACTACTTTGCTAAAAAAGGCATGGTCGGCATCAGCGTCCAGTACCGCTTGTTTAAGGTCGGCGGCCCCCTCACTGTTTTTGACTGTGTCAAAGACGCCCGCGCCGCACTCCGTTACGTCCGCACTCACGCTGCCGAATTCGGCATTGATCCGAATAAGATCATCGCCAACGGCGCTTCCGCAGGTGGTCACCTCGCCGCCGCCACCGCCCTGTTTCCCGGCGTGGACCATGAGGATGAAAACCTTCTCATCTCCTGCCGTCCCGATGCCATGATCCTCTTTTCCCCCGTCATTGACACATCTTCCGAAGGTTACGGCCATGCCAAAATCGGCGACCGCTGGGAAGAGCTTTCCCCCGCTCATCGGGTGCTCCGCTCCCTGCCACCCACCTTGCTCTTCCACGGTACGGGTGATACCACCACCCCCATCAAAGGTGCTCGCGTTTTCGATGCCGCCATGCGCAAAGCTGGCAACCGCATCGAGTTCATCGCCCCTGAAGGAGCCATCCACACCTACATGTTCAAGGATGCCCGCCTCCATGCCGAAACCCTTCAGCAGATGGATGCCTTCATCGCCACCTTAAACTGGTAG
- a CDS encoding sialate O-acetylesterase has product MKRLTALALLWSASCAFADVRLPAIISDHMVVQSAVEVPIWGWADAGEEVTVTLSGQSTSTQAAADGKWQVKLGKLPSTAEPQTLTVKGKNTLTVSDVLIGEVWLASGQSNMTKTVNSCLNYEEEQKQAAFPQIRMFTVERISLPKPQEDCKGTWQVCSAETVGRFSAAAYFFGRELHRELKLPVGLIHSAWGGTAIEAWTSMPAQSKLPEYPTISASWEEAKKQPWDASKEAAAHEAAVAKWKEEVAAAKAAKKSAPRVPPSPVEPRLHQNHPANLYNGMISPIIPYAIRGAIWYQGEHNSNKPYIELYSLQLKTLIQDWRHRWGYEFPFAWVQLPDFQAPQDSPVEVENWPVIREQMLKTLTVPKTGMAIALGLGEAKDIHPKNKQDVGKRLSLWALGTVYEKTVPATSGPLPADVDFKGNTATITFDHAESGLRSKDGKAELTGFAIAGADRRFVWADARIQGNKVIVSSPDVAKPASVRYAWANNPIWSLENGAGLPASPFRTDDWKIELKLAAIFGDHMVVQANAAVPVWGWAEPGDEITVTLGSETATTKVAPDSTWSVRLKAQSATDKPQELVVKGKKSLTIKDVLLGEVWLASGQSNMAFLFSRGEYPAAESAAADLPQVRMFTVKQHSTRTPQKDCEGAWVVATPETVQNFSAVAWFFGRDLHLKMKTPVGMINSSWGGTDIAAWTSEPAQAAVPALKEKLDQWAKDAAAYDAAKEKEAINKRLVTWKAAVAKAKAAGAAKMPPKPRAEGRLDIHQNHPANLYNGMISPIIPYAIRGVIWYQGEHNCSTLEKATLYATQLPLLVKDWRAQWRANFPFAWVQLPNFEHLGFRPLVREAMQKSLSVPNTGMAVTIDVGQKDDNHPKDKKTVGERLSIWAQARVYRQKLPAYTGPTVREHAVKGNTVQVRFDNAQGGLKLKDDTAKSFEIAGADQQWKPAQVKITSNLMVFSNPEIKTPAAVRYAWSSSPEASLFNGAGLPASPFRTDDWEISERPLP; this is encoded by the coding sequence ATGAAGAGACTCACTGCCCTCGCCTTGTTATGGTCTGCATCCTGCGCTTTTGCGGATGTCAGACTGCCCGCCATCATCTCGGATCACATGGTCGTCCAGTCTGCGGTCGAGGTCCCCATCTGGGGCTGGGCCGATGCTGGGGAAGAAGTCACCGTCACCCTGTCCGGTCAAAGCACGTCCACCCAAGCGGCCGCCGATGGCAAATGGCAGGTTAAGCTTGGCAAGCTCCCTTCCACCGCCGAACCGCAGACCCTCACCGTGAAGGGTAAAAACACCCTCACCGTCAGCGATGTGCTCATCGGTGAAGTCTGGCTTGCTTCGGGCCAGTCGAACATGACCAAGACCGTCAACAGCTGCCTCAATTACGAGGAGGAGCAGAAGCAGGCCGCTTTCCCTCAGATCCGCATGTTCACTGTTGAGCGTATCTCTTTGCCGAAGCCGCAGGAAGACTGCAAAGGCACCTGGCAGGTATGCAGTGCCGAAACCGTCGGTCGTTTTTCCGCTGCCGCCTATTTCTTTGGCCGCGAGCTTCATCGCGAGCTCAAGCTGCCCGTCGGCCTCATCCATTCCGCCTGGGGCGGCACCGCCATTGAGGCCTGGACCAGCATGCCTGCCCAGTCAAAGCTGCCCGAATACCCGACCATCTCCGCAAGCTGGGAAGAGGCTAAAAAACAGCCCTGGGATGCCTCCAAAGAAGCCGCCGCTCATGAGGCAGCTGTGGCCAAATGGAAAGAAGAGGTGGCTGCCGCCAAAGCCGCCAAGAAATCCGCTCCTCGGGTACCTCCTTCCCCTGTTGAGCCACGTCTCCATCAGAATCATCCTGCCAATCTCTACAATGGCATGATCTCCCCCATCATCCCATACGCCATTCGTGGTGCCATCTGGTATCAGGGCGAGCACAATTCTAACAAACCTTATATAGAGCTTTATAGCCTTCAGCTAAAAACCCTCATTCAGGACTGGCGTCACCGCTGGGGGTATGAGTTTCCCTTCGCCTGGGTTCAGCTTCCAGATTTTCAAGCCCCGCAGGATTCTCCCGTGGAGGTGGAAAACTGGCCCGTCATTCGCGAGCAGATGCTCAAGACGCTGACGGTACCCAAGACCGGCATGGCCATCGCTCTCGGCTTGGGCGAGGCCAAGGACATTCACCCTAAAAACAAGCAGGACGTGGGCAAGCGCCTCTCCCTCTGGGCACTCGGTACCGTTTATGAAAAAACCGTCCCCGCCACTTCCGGTCCGCTGCCTGCAGATGTTGATTTCAAAGGCAACACCGCCACCATCACCTTCGACCACGCGGAAAGTGGACTGAGATCCAAAGATGGCAAAGCTGAACTCACAGGCTTCGCCATTGCCGGTGCCGACCGTCGTTTTGTCTGGGCCGATGCGCGCATCCAGGGAAACAAAGTCATCGTTTCCTCCCCTGATGTCGCAAAGCCCGCCTCTGTCCGGTATGCCTGGGCCAACAATCCCATCTGGTCCCTGGAGAATGGTGCTGGACTCCCTGCCTCCCCTTTCCGCACCGATGACTGGAAGATCGAACTGAAGCTCGCCGCCATTTTTGGCGATCACATGGTCGTGCAGGCAAATGCTGCCGTCCCGGTCTGGGGGTGGGCCGAGCCTGGAGATGAAATCACCGTCACCCTGGGCAGCGAAACTGCCACCACCAAAGTCGCCCCGGACAGCACCTGGAGCGTCCGCTTGAAAGCGCAATCCGCCACAGACAAGCCTCAGGAACTCGTGGTCAAAGGCAAAAAAAGCCTCACGATCAAGGACGTCCTCCTCGGTGAAGTCTGGCTCGCCTCCGGCCAGTCAAACATGGCCTTCCTCTTCAGCCGTGGTGAATACCCCGCAGCAGAGTCCGCTGCTGCCGATCTTCCTCAGGTCCGCATGTTTACCGTCAAGCAACACAGCACACGTACACCCCAGAAGGATTGCGAGGGGGCGTGGGTCGTCGCCACCCCGGAGACCGTGCAGAATTTCTCCGCAGTGGCGTGGTTCTTCGGCCGCGATCTGCACCTCAAAATGAAGACTCCCGTGGGCATGATCAATTCCTCCTGGGGCGGTACCGACATCGCCGCCTGGACTAGCGAGCCTGCCCAGGCTGCCGTTCCTGCGCTCAAGGAAAAATTGGACCAGTGGGCCAAGGACGCCGCTGCCTATGATGCAGCCAAAGAGAAGGAGGCCATCAACAAAAGGCTTGTGACCTGGAAAGCCGCCGTCGCTAAGGCCAAAGCCGCAGGTGCCGCCAAAATGCCACCCAAGCCGAGAGCGGAAGGCCGTCTCGACATTCATCAAAACCATCCTGCCAATTTGTACAATGGCATGATCTCACCCATCATTCCCTATGCCATTCGCGGGGTCATCTGGTATCAGGGCGAGCACAACTGCTCCACCCTGGAAAAAGCCACCCTCTACGCCACCCAGCTTCCTTTGCTGGTTAAAGACTGGCGCGCGCAGTGGCGTGCGAATTTCCCCTTCGCCTGGGTGCAGTTGCCTAACTTTGAGCATCTTGGCTTCCGCCCCCTCGTCCGTGAAGCTATGCAAAAAAGCCTCAGCGTGCCGAATACCGGCATGGCCGTCACCATTGATGTGGGCCAAAAAGATGACAACCATCCCAAGGACAAAAAGACCGTCGGCGAGCGGCTTTCCATCTGGGCACAAGCACGCGTCTATCGCCAGAAGCTGCCTGCTTATACAGGGCCGACGGTGCGTGAGCACGCCGTGAAGGGCAATACAGTGCAGGTGCGCTTCGACAATGCGCAGGGTGGTTTGAAGCTAAAGGATGATACCGCCAAAAGTTTCGAGATCGCCGGGGCCGATCAGCAGTGGAAACCCGCCCAGGTTAAGATCACCAGCAATCTCATGGTGTTTTCCAATCCGGAAATCAAGACTCCCGCCGCCGTCCGTTACGCCTGGTCCAGCAGCCCTGAAGCCAGCTTGTTTAACGGAGCCGGACTGCCCGCTTCTCCCTTCCGTACGGACGATTGGGAAATCTCCGAACGCCCGCTCCCATGA
- a CDS encoding sialidase family protein, whose amino-acid sequence MMRFLVFATLLVGSAGAEDYRIELSTIQTSVGDLYWAQSRAALIPGEPARVIVTTQEIEKAGSHGYRNVFVTETTDGAKTWSSPKEIVSLRRARMPEGHDFVIGDVCPQTHVKTGVVLAHGKTFGFEGGVKENRGFERVSYSTYSPKKDTWSGLKLLELPEKDHEGFTILEPNSGCHQRYDLPNGEILLPIRYRKNPKSRQYTTMVARCTFDGETLTYHEHGSELTFKGRRGLYEPSVIGYGGRYYLTMRADESAFVSVSDDGLNYTPPVEWKFDDGKVLGSYNTQQHWVAHSDALYLVYTRKGANNDHVNRHRAPIFMGRVDLERLCVIRSTERILLPENGVDLGGGFGVLDFNAGETWVISTEMGFPEDRRNEPNRILLSKILWSKPNKLFK is encoded by the coding sequence ATGATGAGGTTCCTTGTTTTTGCCACACTTCTGGTTGGTTCTGCGGGTGCTGAAGACTACCGCATTGAACTCAGTACCATCCAGACCAGTGTGGGTGATCTTTACTGGGCACAGTCCCGGGCCGCTCTCATCCCAGGGGAACCTGCCCGTGTCATCGTCACCACCCAGGAGATCGAAAAAGCCGGGTCCCATGGTTACCGCAATGTCTTCGTGACTGAAACAACGGATGGCGCAAAGACCTGGAGCAGCCCCAAGGAAATCGTCAGCCTGCGCCGCGCACGCATGCCGGAAGGTCACGACTTCGTCATTGGCGATGTCTGCCCGCAGACGCATGTCAAAACCGGGGTCGTGCTCGCCCATGGCAAGACCTTTGGGTTTGAAGGCGGTGTCAAAGAGAACCGTGGTTTCGAACGTGTCTCTTACTCCACCTACTCTCCCAAGAAGGATACGTGGAGCGGCTTGAAGTTGCTGGAACTCCCGGAAAAGGATCATGAGGGATTCACCATCCTGGAACCCAATTCTGGCTGCCATCAGCGTTATGATTTGCCCAATGGCGAGATCCTTCTGCCTATCCGGTATCGCAAGAATCCCAAGAGCCGCCAGTACACCACCATGGTTGCCCGTTGCACGTTTGATGGAGAAACGCTCACCTATCATGAGCATGGCTCCGAACTCACTTTCAAAGGCCGACGCGGTTTATACGAACCTTCAGTCATTGGGTATGGCGGGCGATATTATCTGACCATGCGGGCGGATGAAAGCGCCTTCGTTTCCGTCAGCGATGACGGCCTCAACTATACCCCTCCAGTCGAATGGAAGTTCGATGATGGTAAGGTGCTCGGCAGCTATAACACCCAGCAGCACTGGGTCGCTCATAGCGATGCCTTATATCTCGTTTATACCCGCAAGGGGGCCAACAATGATCATGTGAATCGCCACCGTGCACCCATCTTCATGGGCAGGGTGGACCTGGAACGCCTGTGTGTCATCCGTTCCACCGAGCGGATTCTCCTGCCGGAGAACGGTGTGGATCTCGGCGGGGGCTTTGGTGTGCTTGATTTCAATGCTGGGGAAACCTGGGTCATCAGCACCGAGATGGGCTTTCCTGAGGACCGCCGGAATGAACCCAATCGCATACTCCTTTCCAAAATCCTGTGGTCCAAGCCTAACAAACTTTTTAAATGA
- a CDS encoding HpcH/HpaI aldolase family protein, translating to MTASQLATALHDGRPVFGTLIVSPSPRWPDTVKGCGLDFVFIDTEHIALDREQLSWMCQTYTALGLPPIVRIPSPDPYTATMVLDGGAAGIIAPYVESAAQVQALRGAVKVRPLKGRKLDAILNGGTCEPELQTYMDAGAQNRLLIVNIESVPAIAALDEIIAVPGLDAVLIGPHDLTCSLGIPEQYDHPDFLAACETIFSKARAAGIGAGIHFWGSVEQHARFLKLGANMLIHSADISLFQKHLRLELAAVKQAAGLNASPAETSTVTI from the coding sequence ATGACTGCCTCCCAATTAGCCACCGCACTGCACGATGGGCGACCTGTGTTTGGCACCCTGATTGTATCACCATCACCTCGCTGGCCGGATACGGTGAAAGGTTGCGGCCTGGACTTTGTCTTCATTGATACCGAGCACATAGCCCTTGATCGCGAGCAGCTTTCCTGGATGTGCCAGACCTATACGGCCCTCGGCCTGCCGCCCATTGTCCGTATCCCCTCACCGGATCCCTATACCGCCACCATGGTTCTGGATGGCGGTGCCGCTGGCATCATCGCTCCTTATGTGGAAAGCGCCGCTCAGGTGCAGGCCCTTCGCGGAGCTGTGAAAGTACGTCCCCTGAAAGGCCGCAAGCTGGATGCCATCCTGAATGGCGGCACCTGCGAGCCTGAACTGCAAACCTACATGGATGCAGGTGCACAGAACCGCCTGCTCATTGTTAATATCGAGAGCGTGCCTGCCATCGCCGCCCTGGATGAGATCATCGCCGTTCCTGGTCTGGATGCCGTGCTCATTGGCCCCCATGACCTGACATGCAGCTTGGGCATCCCGGAACAGTACGACCACCCGGATTTCCTTGCTGCCTGCGAGACCATTTTTAGCAAAGCCCGTGCGGCAGGCATCGGTGCCGGTATTCATTTCTGGGGCAGTGTGGAGCAGCATGCCCGCTTTTTAAAACTGGGTGCCAACATGCTTATTCATAGTGCTGACATCAGCCTCTTTCAGAAACATCTTCGCCTGGAACTCGCCGCTGTAAAACAAGCCGCCGGTTTGAATGCCTCACCTGCGGAAACTTCCACCGTCACTATTTGA
- a CDS encoding sialidase family protein, whose protein sequence is MLKSLLLSSFLAFSAHAATPFLEKTDVFEGGKGASLYRIPGVVVTGKGTVLAYCEARLNDSKDWGEIQVHLRRSTDGGKTWAAPPAHRPSW, encoded by the coding sequence ATGCTCAAGTCTCTCCTGCTCTCGTCCTTCCTTGCCTTTTCCGCTCACGCCGCCACTCCTTTTCTGGAGAAAACGGATGTGTTTGAAGGTGGCAAAGGCGCTTCTCTATACCGCATCCCTGGCGTCGTCGTCACTGGCAAAGGCACTGTCCTGGCCTACTGCGAAGCCCGTCTCAATGACAGCAAGGACTGGGGTGAGATCCAGGTGCACCTGCGTCGCAGCACCGATGGCGGCAAGACTTGGGCGGCTCCCCCAGCACATCGCCCATCATGGTGA
- a CDS encoding sialidase family protein: MAARLGRLPQHIAHHGERAEGNPRKKEGGEKEQTVNNPVAIVDANGTIHFLYCLNYARCFYMSSTDDGLTFSEPREITAAFEGFKPRCPWNVLATGPGHGIQIKSGRLVVPVWLAYGSKPGDHAPSMAGTLYSDDHGATWKAGDIAVPNEGEFANPNETTLAILSDGSVILNTRSVSKASRRLVTVSADGATGWSQPRFDDSLWEPICMGSLTALPQKPGTLIFANPHMLKLDAEGKPVPGGRGLRENLTIKLSRDDGQTWIASKTLEAGKSAYSDLTVLSDGTILCFYERDSRLTAARFNEAWVESKE; this comes from the coding sequence ATGGCGGCAAGACTTGGGCGGCTCCCCCAGCACATCGCCCATCATGGTGAGCGTGCTGAAGGCAACCCCCGTAAAAAGGAAGGCGGAGAGAAGGAACAGACCGTCAACAACCCCGTCGCCATCGTGGATGCGAATGGCACCATCCACTTCCTCTATTGCCTGAATTATGCCCGCTGCTTCTACATGAGCAGCACCGATGACGGACTCACTTTCAGTGAACCTCGCGAGATCACCGCTGCCTTTGAAGGCTTCAAGCCCCGCTGTCCCTGGAATGTGCTGGCCACCGGTCCTGGTCATGGCATCCAGATCAAAAGCGGTCGTCTCGTCGTTCCTGTCTGGCTGGCTTATGGTTCTAAACCGGGTGATCATGCGCCCTCCATGGCTGGCACTCTTTATAGTGATGACCATGGTGCGACCTGGAAGGCCGGAGACATCGCTGTGCCCAATGAGGGTGAGTTTGCCAACCCGAACGAGACCACCCTTGCCATCCTCTCAGATGGTTCGGTGATACTCAATACACGCAGTGTATCAAAGGCCAGCCGCCGTCTCGTCACCGTCAGTGCTGACGGTGCCACTGGCTGGAGCCAGCCTCGTTTTGATGACTCCCTTTGGGAACCTATCTGCATGGGCAGCCTGACCGCATTACCGCAGAAACCCGGCACCCTCATCTTCGCCAATCCGCACATGCTGAAACTGGATGCCGAGGGCAAGCCTGTTCCCGGCGGTCGTGGTCTTCGTGAGAACCTCACCATCAAACTCAGCCGTGACGACGGTCAGACCTGGATCGCTAGCAAGACCCTGGAGGCAGGGAAGAGCGCCTATTCAGATCTGACCGTTCTTTCCGATGGCACCATCCTCTGCTTCTATGAACGCGACAGCCGCCTGACCGCTGCCCGTTTCAACGAGGCCTGGGTGGAGAGCAAAGAGTAG
- a CDS encoding sulfatase, which produces MKVWILALLFAASTALVQAAPNVLFIAVDDLRPEMGCYGASHMQTPNLDRLAGSGVLFERAYCQVAVCNPSRNSVLSGFRPETTTILANNKFLRPTLPDVVTLPQHFKNNGYTSISLGKIFHHSSVEPGDDPQSWSEPSWYHGEPYRHWFSKESEDFIKRMKKLPKDKQPRLIRPMPYEASPEPDDVYPDGQTALKAIETLQRLKSEGKPFFLGVGFVKPHLPFTCPQKYWDLYPEDSIRMPDNSTPGKDVPAPALHDLYELRSYGGIPAKGDLDQPTALKLIRSYRACVSFMDAQLGRVIAELDRLGLRENTIIVLWGDHGYHLGEQGLFTKMTNFELGTRVPLMVSAPGMKAAGERSRALVELVDLYPTLADLAGLPISEKLEGKSFAPLLNTPKRPWKKAAFSEYLRRGPEGYKGRSIRTDRWRYTEWKNPKGMEAGTELYDHKADPQETVNLAALPEHAKVIQVLSNQIKKGWKAALPKE; this is translated from the coding sequence ATGAAAGTCTGGATCCTTGCCCTTCTCTTTGCTGCTTCCACTGCCCTCGTACAGGCGGCACCCAATGTTCTGTTCATTGCTGTGGATGACCTGCGTCCTGAGATGGGCTGTTATGGAGCCAGCCACATGCAAACGCCCAACCTTGATCGGCTGGCGGGGAGCGGTGTGCTCTTTGAGCGTGCCTACTGCCAGGTAGCGGTTTGCAACCCTTCACGCAACAGCGTGCTCAGCGGATTCCGCCCGGAAACGACGACGATCCTGGCTAACAACAAGTTCCTTCGTCCCACCCTTCCCGATGTGGTGACCCTGCCGCAGCATTTCAAGAACAACGGATATACTTCCATCTCCCTGGGCAAGATCTTCCATCATAGCTCCGTGGAGCCAGGAGATGATCCGCAGAGCTGGAGCGAGCCTTCCTGGTATCATGGCGAGCCCTACCGCCACTGGTTCAGCAAAGAGTCTGAGGACTTCATCAAACGCATGAAGAAGCTGCCCAAAGACAAGCAGCCCCGGCTGATCCGGCCCATGCCTTATGAAGCCTCTCCTGAGCCGGATGATGTCTATCCCGACGGCCAGACTGCCCTCAAGGCCATTGAGACACTCCAGCGATTGAAGTCCGAAGGGAAGCCCTTCTTCCTGGGGGTCGGTTTTGTAAAGCCGCACCTGCCTTTCACCTGCCCGCAGAAGTACTGGGACCTGTACCCGGAGGACAGTATCCGGATGCCTGATAACTCCACGCCCGGCAAGGATGTACCCGCCCCTGCCCTGCATGACCTCTATGAACTGCGCAGCTATGGAGGCATCCCAGCCAAAGGCGACCTTGACCAGCCCACGGCCTTGAAACTGATCCGCTCCTACCGTGCCTGCGTCAGCTTCATGGATGCGCAGCTTGGACGTGTGATTGCGGAGCTGGACCGGCTGGGGCTGAGGGAGAATACCATCATCGTCCTGTGGGGTGACCACGGATACCACCTGGGTGAGCAGGGGCTGTTCACCAAGATGACTAACTTCGAGTTAGGCACACGGGTGCCACTGATGGTCAGCGCCCCCGGGATGAAGGCTGCCGGAGAACGGAGCCGGGCACTGGTGGAGCTGGTGGATCTATACCCTACCCTGGCCGATCTGGCAGGCCTGCCTATAAGTGAGAAGCTGGAAGGCAAGAGCTTTGCCCCGTTGTTGAATACCCCTAAACGCCCATGGAAGAAGGCGGCCTTCAGCGAATACCTGCGCCGGGGACCGGAAGGGTATAAAGGCCGCAGCATCCGCACGGACCGCTGGCGATATACCGAGTGGAAGAACCCGAAGGGCATGGAAGCAGGCACCGAGCTATACGACCATAAAGCGGACCCGCAGGAGACCGTGAACCTGGCGGCCCTGCCTGAGCATGCGAAGGTGATTCAAGTGCTGTCCAATCAGATCAAGAAAGGCTGGAAGGCCGCGCTGCCCAAAGAGTAA